In a genomic window of Thalassotalea piscium:
- a CDS encoding DUF2339 domain-containing protein encodes MSEEVKALRSELALLKLQFSEKLNAVEARLNALTSAEEPVQNSVSLEHSPVQVTTDIFPPEPPINASQKVKVTPPNKSFLSKIWHTPAGDLSELIMVFFSTLLPSLFDWFSPLTKIYQNYKAKGMLGTFILTIVGIGLTLSGFGYLMQLLIDQLGAGAKSLLVCGGAVLVMVLGIVLKIKTRFSEFATAIVTLGVLLAYSAIYFSGSVYGLLPNLVILVLYVAIALLCHFLALWLDTKVVAALGIIGIATMPILSSTTSIAPLYYLLSLVFVTSSSLFLAYKRLGHWLAHLSLAFVLASLEWIVGIENIAVSAWIISLFYLLFFAYITASLLKTNDTPKPLLVFLMALSGATILIFFQASDVFTTAISVSFAVHMLIALVASVLFYKVKRELADVYILLAATWAILTIVSAISAAYWGIAWAIEGLLLLYIGRKYLFSSTINQGQVLIAIALAYSWSALAMYFPLPALQSVDGWTLSIVIIMVIAIWQRIINQSEPFNKFTQSTVKPMLQLLEVVWLTVLLIVSADIWLGNWTGALAIIVQAVILFRAKYCKQVAIEVFAAVLITIPLFYIYKGAVEVDSYRFTQLPIFAQLAVVSAFVQLWLWSAFYRKYQPNSAILPIAEHARIAFYLLIPICWVGSVIRHFGENAIMLLWWSPLLALLLAKYVNHHLLVKQSKLLTALATVCFVIISGQLNITNSAITLIGFSSFYLIAYWLNRKEPQHVYQFICSWGILSLGFAVPAIVGLHSNNLWYGAIVASCYWSAMFNNTLISHHLKNNETFITLTNLVLIICGWLLMSVNVNYVLVPVIFLIAALYKKEQRFLHSSLAKLLKSNADLFLHSVAAVSYVVLFASFTGYRLDLLIAPALAVHGALILFLKDKRLTTVKYSFGLILLGIVKLAMIDAANALLWQKVILFMGVGVFILVASFWYQKLVNRVQAN; translated from the coding sequence ATGAGTGAAGAAGTCAAGGCACTAAGGTCTGAATTAGCCTTACTCAAACTACAGTTCAGCGAAAAGCTAAATGCAGTTGAAGCCCGGTTAAATGCACTAACTAGCGCAGAAGAGCCAGTACAAAATAGCGTGTCACTTGAACATTCACCCGTACAAGTTACAACAGATATTTTTCCCCCTGAGCCACCAATTAACGCATCACAAAAGGTTAAAGTAACGCCACCAAATAAATCGTTTTTGAGTAAAATTTGGCATACTCCCGCAGGCGACTTATCTGAATTAATAATGGTGTTTTTTAGCACCTTGCTACCATCGTTATTTGATTGGTTTTCACCGCTAACAAAAATATATCAAAACTATAAAGCAAAGGGGATGCTAGGTACGTTTATTTTAACTATTGTTGGAATTGGCTTAACGCTCTCGGGTTTTGGATACTTAATGCAGTTGCTGATTGATCAATTAGGCGCAGGTGCAAAGTCTTTATTAGTCTGTGGCGGGGCTGTCTTAGTGATGGTATTAGGCATAGTGCTAAAAATTAAAACACGCTTTAGTGAGTTTGCCACAGCCATTGTTACCTTAGGAGTTTTACTCGCTTATAGCGCGATATATTTCTCAGGAAGCGTGTATGGCTTGTTGCCTAACCTTGTTATTTTGGTGTTATATGTAGCAATTGCATTATTGTGTCATTTTCTTGCGCTATGGCTAGATACAAAAGTTGTCGCGGCCTTGGGTATTATTGGTATTGCCACAATGCCGATACTTTCTAGCACTACTAGCATAGCGCCATTGTATTATTTATTGTCACTTGTTTTTGTAACTAGTAGTAGCTTGTTTCTGGCATACAAACGCTTAGGGCATTGGCTTGCACATTTGAGCTTGGCTTTTGTATTGGCTTCACTAGAATGGATTGTCGGTATAGAAAATATAGCGGTATCTGCGTGGATAATTAGCCTGTTTTATCTGCTATTTTTTGCATACATTACTGCTTCACTGTTAAAAACTAACGATACACCTAAGCCTTTACTGGTCTTTTTGATGGCATTATCGGGTGCCACTATTTTAATTTTCTTCCAAGCAAGTGATGTTTTTACAACAGCCATTAGTGTTAGTTTTGCAGTGCATATGCTAATAGCTTTAGTGGCGAGTGTATTGTTCTATAAAGTAAAACGCGAGTTAGCTGATGTTTATATTTTGTTAGCTGCTACGTGGGCAATACTGACCATTGTTAGTGCAATTAGCGCAGCATACTGGGGTATTGCTTGGGCAATAGAAGGGTTATTACTACTCTATATTGGTCGTAAATACCTATTTTCATCAACGATTAATCAAGGGCAGGTGTTAATCGCAATAGCATTGGCATATTCTTGGTCAGCGCTTGCGATGTATTTTCCATTACCGGCGTTACAATCAGTTGACGGTTGGACCTTATCAATAGTAATTATAATGGTTATTGCTATATGGCAACGTATTATCAATCAATCTGAGCCATTTAATAAGTTTACGCAATCTACGGTTAAGCCAATGCTGCAATTATTAGAAGTTGTTTGGTTAACTGTTTTATTAATTGTCAGTGCAGATATTTGGCTAGGAAACTGGACAGGTGCATTGGCGATAATAGTACAAGCAGTAATACTTTTTAGAGCAAAATATTGCAAGCAAGTAGCTATTGAAGTATTCGCCGCTGTTCTGATCACTATACCGCTATTTTATATTTATAAAGGTGCAGTAGAGGTTGATAGCTATCGCTTTACTCAGTTACCAATATTTGCCCAATTAGCAGTTGTATCCGCATTTGTACAACTTTGGTTGTGGTCAGCTTTTTATCGTAAATATCAGCCAAACAGCGCAATTTTACCTATTGCAGAGCATGCCAGAATAGCGTTTTATTTACTCATTCCAATTTGTTGGGTCGGCTCTGTTATCCGACACTTTGGTGAAAATGCGATTATGCTGCTTTGGTGGTCGCCACTATTAGCATTGCTATTAGCTAAATATGTAAACCATCACTTATTAGTTAAGCAAAGCAAGCTACTCACCGCTTTAGCGACAGTTTGCTTTGTTATTATAAGTGGCCAACTTAATATAACGAATAGTGCTATTACCTTAATTGGTTTCTCTAGCTTCTACTTAATAGCGTATTGGCTTAATAGAAAAGAACCACAGCACGTTTATCAATTTATTTGTAGTTGGGGAATACTCTCTTTAGGCTTTGCAGTGCCGGCAATTGTTGGTCTCCATTCTAATAACTTATGGTACGGCGCTATTGTTGCGTCTTGTTATTGGAGTGCTATGTTCAATAATACGCTTATTTCTCACCATTTAAAAAACAATGAAACATTCATTACACTCACTAATTTAGTGCTGATTATTTGTGGCTGGCTACTAATGTCAGTGAATGTGAATTACGTGCTTGTGCCTGTGATATTTTTAATTGCTGCTTTATATAAGAAAGAACAACGGTTTTTACACTCAAGCCTAGCGAAGTTGCTAAAAAGCAATGCAGACTTATTTTTGCATTCAGTTGCTGCAGTTAGTTATGTAGTGTTGTTTGCCTCTTTTACTGGCTATCGCTTAGATTTACTCATCGCACCAGCTTTAGCTGTTCATGGAGCATTAATACTATTTTTAAAAGATAAGCGCCTAACAACGGTTAAATATAGCTTTGGCTTAATTTTATTAGGCATTGTGAAATTAGCAATGATTGATGCGGCAAACGCATTACTTTGGCAAAAAGTTATTCTATTTATGGGCGTTGGTGTTTTTATTTTAGTGGCGTCCTTTTGGTATCAAAAGCTAGTGAACCGTGTACAGGCAAATTAA
- a CDS encoding Qnr family pentapeptide repeat protein — MLTTNKTFIDHDFSNQDLKDMHFKQCNFYNCNFNRSDLTDIKFIECNFVEQGVDDGCRFDYANLRDASFKGCRLSMSSFIGANCLGIEFRECDLKGANFSKVSFENKISRNAYFCSAYITGCNLSYANFAGVRIEKCDLFENRWSGANLQGASLTNSDLSRSEFSEDAWEQFQMQGCDLTHTELNGLNIRRVRLDGVKICDWQQEQLLDSLGVIILPS; from the coding sequence ATGCTAACAACGAACAAAACCTTTATCGACCACGACTTTTCTAACCAAGACCTCAAAGATATGCACTTTAAGCAGTGTAATTTCTATAACTGTAACTTTAATAGGTCTGATCTAACGGATATCAAATTTATTGAGTGCAACTTTGTCGAGCAAGGTGTCGATGATGGGTGTCGATTTGATTATGCCAACTTACGAGATGCCAGCTTTAAGGGGTGTAGATTATCTATGTCTAGTTTTATCGGAGCGAATTGCTTAGGTATTGAATTCAGGGAATGTGACTTGAAAGGTGCTAATTTTTCTAAAGTGAGTTTTGAAAATAAAATATCACGTAATGCATACTTTTGCTCGGCATACATCACTGGTTGTAATTTATCTTATGCAAACTTTGCTGGAGTACGCATTGAGAAATGTGACTTATTTGAAAACCGCTGGAGTGGTGCAAATCTTCAAGGTGCTTCACTTACAAATTCAGACTTAAGCCGAAGTGAGTTTTCAGAAGATGCTTGGGAGCAATTCCAAATGCAAGGCTGCGACTTAACACATACAGAATTAAATGGTCTCAACATTCGAAGAGTAAGGCTTGATGGGGTTAAAATTTGTGATTGGCAACAAGAGCAACTGCTAGATAGCTTAGGAGTTATCATATTACCAAGCTAA
- a CDS encoding DMT family transporter has product MNNELKAHLQVVLATLIVAGSFIATANISDQLHPISLNLMRFCIATLALAPFVLFKKNPLKKLIRVMPRSLVISFFYSGYFACHFISMLSTSALNVGSLFTLTPLITALLSIFFFKQKLTVTSLFIYLLGMMGTIWVIFEGNYQLLSQLALNKGDLIFSLGVLFMGGFTISMKLLYRGDDVTIMTFGNLLGGVIWMFIAALVLGVSLNWQSFDYQYFPSMAYLALAATFITSYLYQKASTVLKPINVSAYIYLNPLCVALMAIVVFKESVAPIIWIGIGASTLATLILQYLANKNVALTTPDKSTKTNKEAVITTK; this is encoded by the coding sequence ATGAACAACGAGCTCAAAGCACATTTACAGGTAGTTCTTGCCACATTGATTGTAGCAGGATCATTTATTGCAACAGCAAATATCTCTGATCAATTACACCCTATTTCATTAAATTTAATGCGATTTTGTATTGCCACTTTAGCGTTGGCTCCCTTTGTATTATTTAAGAAAAACCCGTTAAAAAAGTTAATAAGAGTTATGCCTAGAAGCCTTGTTATTAGCTTTTTTTATAGCGGATATTTTGCCTGTCATTTTATTTCAATGTTAAGTACATCAGCATTGAATGTAGGTTCACTTTTTACACTTACCCCACTAATTACCGCGTTATTAAGCATTTTCTTTTTCAAGCAAAAGTTAACTGTCACTAGCCTATTTATATACCTGTTAGGAATGATGGGCACAATTTGGGTTATTTTTGAAGGTAATTATCAGCTATTAAGCCAATTGGCGCTTAATAAAGGCGATTTAATTTTTAGTTTGGGCGTTTTGTTTATGGGCGGATTTACTATTTCAATGAAGCTGCTGTATCGGGGTGACGATGTAACTATAATGACCTTCGGTAACTTACTTGGTGGCGTGATATGGATGTTTATTGCGGCACTAGTTTTAGGCGTTTCATTGAACTGGCAATCTTTCGATTATCAATATTTCCCCAGTATGGCTTACTTAGCACTAGCCGCGACCTTTATCACTTCATATTTGTACCAAAAAGCAAGTACTGTATTAAAGCCAATTAATGTATCAGCGTATATTTACCTTAACCCACTTTGTGTTGCATTAATGGCTATTGTAGTTTTCAAAGAAAGTGTAGCGCCAATAATATGGATAGGTATAGGTGCTTCAACACTAGCGACATTAATATTACAGTATTTAGCAAATAAAAATGTAGCCCTAACCACTCCAGATAAAAGTACTAAAACAAATAAAGAAGCGGTGATAACAACTAAATAA
- a CDS encoding DUF1294 domain-containing protein: MRLVLHILALLGGWPGAAVAQEILRHKAKKRDFRVIFWLTVMINCGALIWLMSKGSNALLVLLS, from the coding sequence GTGAGATTGGTATTACATATACTAGCCCTTTTAGGCGGGTGGCCTGGCGCCGCAGTCGCTCAAGAAATATTACGTCATAAAGCTAAAAAAAGAGACTTTAGGGTAATTTTTTGGTTAACCGTAATGATTAATTGTGGTGCGTTAATATGGCTAATGTCAAAAGGTAGTAACGCTTTATTAGTATTGTTAAGTTAA
- a CDS encoding alpha/beta hydrolase family protein, whose protein sequence is MKRLLLILITVFISQSVFADSGFKVPPKQLADLVDAPRQPGVTISPDKKWVALLARPGAKSIEELAQEEVKLAGLRINTSIFAPSRSSGYTGITLKEVNGDKQITVKNLPAGKIMSVSFSPNSEYLAFIVENKQGLTLWSYNLKKNKTKQVSKKTINASLGGTKYRWKRDSTGFYTRLTVAKASEKPQMSLAAIEPVIQVTSGKKAAVRTYSNLLKTPYDEALLEFLANSQLAEIKLSGKITTLGKVAMYKGFSISPDGKYLLVSQIKKPFSYLVPASRFPLETQVWTTKGKLVTQVADLASGENIPKGFDSVREGRRNVSWRSDVASTLVWAEAQDGGNMNVDVGYHDHVYTWASPFTGDPELLQKVERRFSNITWGNNTFATISDWRFSDRQFREWKFNPSDSKDQKVLFQERSYNDRYSDPGSFVMQRNQFGLNVIKTFNNNNSVYLTGNGASSQGNIPFLNQFDFSTKKVTNLWQSQAPYYERVVLVLNDQADKVMTLRESTTEQPNFFVRDLSKNTLTQFTDFPHPTPAFVGISKEKLTYTRNDGVELSGTLYLPAGYDKSQGPLPTLIWAYPREYKDKAVAGQVSDSPYEFVRVSYWGPMPHLAQGFAVFSGAKMPIVGFDDALPNDTFREQLVASAQAAVDVLVEKGVTDKNRIAIAGHSYGAFMVANLLAHSDLFKAGIARSGAYNRTLTPFGFQGEERSFWEGQQAYASMSPFFHAEKINEPMLMIHGKEDPNSGTFPMQSERMFAALKGLGGNARLVMLPHEQHGYRARESLLHMLWEQHQWLEKYVATADSDAKKH, encoded by the coding sequence TTGAAACGTCTCTTACTCATCTTAATTACTGTTTTTATCAGTCAAAGTGTTTTTGCTGATAGCGGATTTAAAGTACCGCCTAAACAACTTGCCGATTTAGTTGATGCACCAAGGCAGCCTGGCGTAACCATCTCTCCAGATAAAAAGTGGGTTGCTTTATTGGCACGCCCAGGAGCCAAGTCTATTGAAGAGCTTGCTCAAGAAGAAGTAAAGCTGGCAGGATTAAGAATAAACACTAGTATTTTTGCGCCAAGCCGCTCTAGTGGTTATACAGGTATTACACTAAAAGAAGTGAACGGTGATAAACAGATTACCGTTAAAAACTTGCCTGCTGGCAAAATAATGAGCGTAAGCTTCTCACCTAATTCTGAATACTTGGCTTTTATAGTAGAAAATAAGCAAGGCCTTACCTTGTGGAGCTATAACCTTAAAAAAAATAAAACAAAGCAAGTTAGTAAGAAAACAATTAATGCTTCACTTGGCGGAACAAAATATCGTTGGAAGCGAGATTCAACTGGGTTTTACACTCGTTTAACCGTTGCTAAAGCCAGTGAAAAGCCACAAATGTCTCTAGCGGCGATTGAGCCAGTAATTCAAGTGACTTCTGGTAAAAAAGCAGCAGTTAGAACCTATTCTAACTTATTAAAAACTCCTTACGATGAGGCGCTCCTAGAATTTTTAGCCAACTCTCAATTAGCAGAAATTAAATTATCAGGCAAAATTACTACTCTGGGTAAAGTTGCTATGTATAAGGGTTTTTCTATTTCACCTGATGGTAAGTATTTATTAGTTTCTCAAATTAAAAAGCCATTCTCTTATCTTGTTCCTGCTAGCCGTTTTCCTCTAGAAACTCAGGTATGGACAACGAAAGGTAAACTTGTAACGCAAGTTGCTGACTTAGCCTCTGGTGAAAATATTCCGAAAGGGTTTGATTCGGTTCGAGAAGGTCGTCGTAATGTAAGTTGGCGCAGCGATGTCGCTTCAACTTTAGTGTGGGCTGAAGCGCAAGACGGCGGTAATATGAATGTAGACGTTGGCTACCATGACCACGTTTATACATGGGCTTCTCCGTTTACTGGCGATCCTGAGTTATTACAAAAAGTAGAACGTCGTTTTAGCAATATTACTTGGGGAAATAATACCTTTGCCACGATCAGCGACTGGCGCTTTAGCGATCGTCAATTTAGAGAGTGGAAGTTTAATCCAAGTGATAGCAAAGACCAGAAAGTACTTTTTCAAGAGCGCTCTTATAATGATCGCTATAGCGACCCTGGTAGCTTTGTTATGCAAAGAAATCAATTCGGTTTAAACGTGATAAAAACCTTTAATAACAATAATAGTGTTTATTTAACGGGTAATGGTGCGTCTAGCCAAGGCAATATACCTTTCTTAAATCAATTTGACTTTAGCACTAAAAAAGTAACGAACTTATGGCAGTCGCAAGCACCATACTACGAGCGAGTTGTTTTAGTGTTGAATGATCAAGCTGATAAAGTAATGACATTACGTGAGTCCACTACCGAACAACCTAACTTTTTTGTTCGTGATTTAAGTAAAAACACTTTAACCCAATTTACCGACTTTCCACATCCAACCCCTGCTTTTGTTGGTATTAGCAAAGAAAAGTTAACCTATACTCGTAATGACGGTGTAGAGCTAAGTGGTACTTTGTATTTACCTGCTGGGTACGACAAATCACAAGGACCTTTACCTACCTTGATTTGGGCTTATCCTAGAGAATATAAGGATAAAGCAGTAGCCGGACAAGTGTCAGACTCGCCTTATGAGTTTGTTCGTGTGAGTTATTGGGGGCCAATGCCACATTTAGCACAAGGCTTTGCCGTTTTTTCAGGTGCTAAAATGCCAATTGTGGGTTTTGATGATGCCTTACCGAATGATACCTTTCGTGAACAACTCGTTGCTAGTGCTCAAGCAGCGGTTGATGTGTTAGTAGAAAAAGGCGTTACCGATAAAAACCGTATTGCTATTGCTGGCCATTCCTATGGTGCCTTTATGGTGGCCAACCTATTAGCACATAGCGATTTGTTTAAAGCAGGTATTGCACGCAGCGGTGCTTATAACCGTACGCTTACGCCATTTGGGTTCCAAGGTGAAGAACGCAGTTTCTGGGAAGGGCAACAAGCTTATGCCTCTATGTCTCCTTTCTTCCATGCGGAAAAAATTAATGAGCCAATGTTGATGATCCACGGTAAAGAAGACCCAAATTCAGGTACTTTTCCGATGCAATCTGAACGTATGTTTGCTGCATTAAAAGGGCTTGGTGGCAATGCTCGCTTAGTAATGTTACCGCATGAACAACATGGTTATAGAGCTAGAGAGTCTTTGCTGCATATGTTGTGGGAGCAACATCAATGGCTAGAAAAATATGTAGCCACAGCAGATAGTGATGCTAAGAAACATTAA
- a CDS encoding carboxylate/amino acid/amine transporter encodes MWMLITVTLIWAFSFSLIGVYLAGQVDAWFSVLIRVALGGLVFLPFLRLRQINLKLAIQLMACGAVQLGIMYGFYYQSFLYLSVPEVLLFTVMTPIYITLLNDLIERRLNVGFIISALLAVIGAITIRYEGIDQGFLKGLLIVQGANICFAAGQVGYKRIMAKQCEQISQHTVFGLFFVGALMIVIPCYLILGEPAKLPTTSLQWSILAYLGIVASGLGYFAWNKGATQVSVGTLAVANNLLIPAGIIVNIVFWNRDADIPRLIIGGGIILFALIVNDKFSQKINQAKRHN; translated from the coding sequence ATGTGGATGCTTATCACCGTCACGTTAATTTGGGCGTTTTCATTTAGCTTAATTGGCGTATATCTAGCTGGGCAGGTAGACGCTTGGTTTTCAGTATTAATACGTGTAGCGCTTGGTGGGTTAGTGTTTTTACCCTTTTTAAGGCTTCGTCAAATCAATTTGAAGCTTGCCATACAGTTGATGGCGTGCGGTGCTGTTCAGCTTGGTATAATGTATGGGTTTTATTACCAGTCTTTTTTATACCTTTCAGTACCAGAAGTATTACTTTTTACCGTTATGACACCCATTTACATTACCTTACTTAACGATCTAATTGAGCGGCGTTTGAATGTGGGTTTTATTATTAGTGCGTTATTGGCCGTTATTGGTGCTATTACCATTCGTTACGAAGGGATTGATCAAGGCTTTTTAAAGGGGTTGTTGATTGTTCAAGGGGCAAATATTTGTTTTGCTGCAGGGCAAGTAGGTTACAAACGTATTATGGCCAAACAATGTGAACAGATATCACAGCACACAGTGTTTGGTTTGTTTTTTGTTGGGGCCTTAATGATAGTGATCCCTTGTTACTTAATACTTGGAGAACCGGCAAAGTTACCTACTACTTCGCTACAGTGGTCGATTTTAGCTTATCTAGGTATTGTTGCTTCTGGTTTAGGGTATTTTGCATGGAACAAAGGGGCCACACAGGTGAGTGTAGGAACATTAGCTGTTGCCAACAACTTACTCATACCCGCGGGAATAATAGTCAATATAGTGTTTTGGAATAGAGATGCAGATATCCCCCGACTTATCATTGGCGGGGGAATTATTTTATTTGCACTTATAGTAAACGATAAGTTTAGCCAGAAAATAAACCAAGCTAAAAGACATAATTAA
- a CDS encoding hexameric tyrosine-coordinated heme protein: MSEQWLTSLITDDAQQGYELAIKLSRMGVKYTQPSDEVRGKLRPVYGEDANSLIASSQVIAINFQTVSAANNYWRK; this comes from the coding sequence ATGTCAGAACAATGGTTAACAAGCTTAATAACAGATGATGCTCAGCAAGGTTATGAGTTGGCAATAAAGCTATCAAGAATGGGGGTTAAATATACACAACCTTCAGATGAAGTTAGAGGGAAGTTAAGGCCTGTTTATGGTGAAGACGCTAATAGTTTAATCGCATCTTCACAAGTTATTGCTATAAACTTTCAAACGGTATCTGCAGCTAATAATTACTGGCGCAAATAA
- a CDS encoding S-(hydroxymethyl)glutathione dehydrogenase/class III alcohol dehydrogenase, giving the protein MTDKFIKSKAAVAWGPKQPLSIEEVDVMLPRKGEVLVKVIASGVCHTDAFTLSGEDPEGIFPVILGHEGGGIVEQVGEGVTSVKVGDHVIPLYTPECGECKFCLSGKTNLCQKIRETQGQGLMPDGTTRFYKDGKPIFHYMGCSTFSEYTVLPEISLAKVNKEAPLEEVCLLGCGVTTGMGAVMNTAKVEEGATVAIFGLGGIGLSAIIGATMAKAGRIIAIDINESKFELARKLGATDCINPKDYDKPIQDVIVELTDGGVDYSFECVGNVNLMRSALECCHKGWGESVVIGVAGAGQEISTRPFQLVTGRVWRGSAFGGVKGRTELPDYVERYLAGEFKLSDFITHTMALEDINESFDLMHEGKSIRSVIHFDK; this is encoded by the coding sequence ATGACAGATAAATTTATAAAATCTAAAGCAGCCGTTGCCTGGGGACCAAAGCAACCGCTATCGATTGAAGAAGTCGATGTAATGTTACCGCGTAAAGGCGAAGTATTAGTGAAAGTAATCGCCTCTGGCGTGTGCCACACCGACGCGTTTACCTTATCAGGTGAAGATCCGGAAGGCATTTTCCCTGTTATTTTAGGCCACGAAGGCGGTGGTATTGTTGAACAAGTCGGTGAAGGCGTTACGAGTGTTAAAGTAGGCGACCATGTTATACCGCTTTACACACCAGAGTGTGGTGAGTGTAAATTTTGTTTGTCGGGTAAAACCAACCTATGTCAAAAAATTCGTGAAACGCAAGGCCAAGGTTTAATGCCTGACGGCACCACGCGCTTTTATAAAGACGGCAAGCCAATTTTCCATTACATGGGCTGCTCAACATTTTCTGAATACACAGTTTTACCTGAAATTTCATTAGCAAAAGTGAATAAAGAAGCCCCATTAGAAGAAGTATGTTTACTTGGTTGTGGTGTAACAACAGGCATGGGTGCAGTAATGAATACGGCCAAAGTTGAAGAAGGTGCAACCGTTGCGATTTTTGGTTTAGGCGGCATTGGTTTATCAGCAATAATTGGTGCAACTATGGCGAAAGCGGGCCGTATTATTGCCATTGATATTAATGAAAGCAAATTCGAATTAGCTAGAAAACTAGGCGCAACAGATTGTATTAACCCGAAAGACTACGATAAGCCAATTCAAGACGTTATTGTTGAGCTAACTGATGGTGGCGTTGACTACTCATTTGAATGTGTGGGTAACGTTAACTTAATGCGTTCAGCGTTAGAATGTTGTCATAAAGGTTGGGGAGAGTCTGTTGTTATTGGTGTGGCTGGTGCAGGGCAAGAAATTTCAACCCGCCCATTTCAACTAGTAACGGGCCGAGTATGGCGTGGCTCTGCTTTTGGTGGTGTAAAAGGCCGTACTGAATTGCCTGACTACGTTGAGCGTTATTTAGCGGGTGAATTTAAATTAAGTGACTTTATTACCCATACCATGGCGTTAGAAGACATTAATGAGTCATTTGACTTAATGCATGAAGGTAAAAGTATTCGCAGCGTTATTCATTTCGATAAATAA
- a CDS encoding DUF1294 domain-containing protein, which produces MRLKGNLLNWDAVKGFGFIAPNGGGDHIFIHKTAFLNRKRIPEVNDIITVSIGKDKQGRFCAEQATFAGEKLRKQQAKKSNKISVYLSIVFLGLMIALSLTHHIPLKLSLIYFFMSAVTFIVYFNDKSKAKRNLWRTPESTIYQFH; this is translated from the coding sequence ATGCGTTTAAAAGGAAATTTACTTAATTGGGATGCGGTAAAAGGCTTTGGGTTTATTGCACCTAACGGAGGCGGTGACCATATATTTATTCATAAAACAGCCTTTTTAAATCGTAAACGTATACCAGAAGTTAATGACATAATAACTGTCTCTATTGGAAAAGATAAACAAGGCAGATTCTGTGCAGAGCAAGCAACATTTGCCGGGGAAAAGCTGAGAAAACAACAAGCAAAAAAATCAAATAAGATTTCAGTTTACCTGTCTATAGTTTTTTTAGGCTTAATGATTGCATTGTCGCTAACGCACCATATTCCGTTAAAGCTCAGCTTAATTTATTTTTTTATGAGCGCAGTTACATTCATCGTTTATTTTAATGATAAGTCTAAAGCTAAACGTAATTTATGGCGAACACCTGAATCTACCATATACCAGTTTCATTAA
- a CDS encoding LysR substrate-binding domain-containing protein, which translates to MQWEGISEFVFVAESESFTKASKNLGISTAQVSRQISALEKRLNIKLFYRTTRKVSLTEEGRIFYQHCRSVLDGLDAAERAITNLQSKPQGKVKLTAPVTYGEQFILPLVNNFIVKYPNIEVSAYLSNQQIDLVEQGYDLAIRLGKLSDSTLMAKKLGQRTNYICASPIYLKKHGIPHSLSELNKHNCLLGSLDYWRFKESNKEKNIRVHGKVRYNSGYSLADACVKGLGIVQLPDYYVKEHVKNGDLMTLLDNYREPEEGIWAVYPQNRHLSPKIRLLVDYLAENLVSDHAKSN; encoded by the coding sequence GTGCAGTGGGAAGGTATCAGCGAATTTGTTTTCGTTGCTGAAAGTGAAAGTTTTACCAAGGCATCAAAAAATTTAGGTATTTCTACCGCTCAGGTTAGCCGCCAGATCAGCGCATTAGAAAAACGACTTAATATAAAATTGTTTTATCGCACTACACGTAAAGTGTCGTTAACGGAAGAAGGGCGCATATTTTATCAGCACTGTCGTAGTGTGCTTGACGGGTTAGATGCCGCTGAGCGTGCTATTACTAACCTGCAGTCTAAGCCTCAAGGTAAAGTAAAGCTAACCGCGCCAGTGACTTATGGTGAGCAGTTTATATTGCCATTAGTAAATAATTTTATTGTAAAGTACCCAAACATTGAAGTTTCAGCTTACTTAAGCAATCAGCAAATTGACTTAGTTGAACAGGGGTACGACTTAGCCATTCGTCTTGGCAAGTTAAGTGATTCTACCTTAATGGCAAAAAAGCTTGGGCAAAGAACTAATTATATATGTGCTTCACCAATTTACTTGAAAAAACATGGCATCCCACATTCCTTGTCTGAATTAAATAAACATAATTGCTTATTGGGTAGTCTTGATTACTGGCGTTTTAAAGAATCTAATAAAGAAAAAAATATCAGAGTGCATGGCAAGGTGCGTTATAACAGTGGTTATAGTTTAGCTGATGCATGTGTAAAAGGGTTAGGTATAGTGCAATTACCCGACTATTACGTAAAAGAACATGTTAAAAATGGTGATTTAATGACATTATTAGACAACTACCGAGAACCCGAAGAAGGTATTTGGGCGGTATACCCACAAAATCGCCATTTATCGCCAAAAATAAGGCTATTGGTTGATTACTTAGCTGAAAACTTAGTGTCTGATCACGCTAAGAGCAATTAA